A genomic window from Zalophus californianus isolate mZalCal1 chromosome 13, mZalCal1.pri.v2, whole genome shotgun sequence includes:
- the LOC113934558 gene encoding olfactory receptor 13F1-like, giving the protein MVKANLTVISNFIFLGFTHYPKVKVIIFVLCLLMYLITLLGNIILISITVLDSYLHKPMYFFLSNLSFLDIWYTSSALTPMLANFVSGKNTISFSGCAVQMYLSLAMGSTECVLLSMMAYDRYVAICNPLRYPIIMNKSVCVQIAAGSWMTGCLTALVETMSVLRQSLCGNSIINHFTCEILAVLKLVCVDTSRIQLIMLVISVLLLPMPMLLICISYAFILSNILRISSVDGQRKAFSTCAAHLTVVVLFYGTALSMYLKPSAIDSQEIDKFIALVYAGLTPMLNLIIYSLWNKEVKTTVKKLLIRNPLCAFLIPSSK; this is encoded by the coding sequence atggtcAAGGCAAACTTGACagtcatttcaaattttatttttctgggattTACTCACTACCCCAAAGTTAAGGTCATCATATTTGTGTTGTGCTTGCTGATGTACCTGATTACCCTGCTGGGTAATATAATTCTGATCTCCATCACCGTCCTGGATTCCTACCTACACAaacccatgtacttcttcctcagcAACCTCTCCTTTTTAGACATCTGGTATACCTCCTCTGCTCTCACTCCAATGCTGGCAAACTTTGTTTCAGGAAAAAACACCATCTCATTCTCAGGATGTGCTGTTCAGATGTACCTTTCTCTTGCCATGGGGTCCACTGAGTGTGTACTCCTGTCCATGATGGCATATGACCGGTATGTGGCCATCTGCAACCCCCTGAGGTACCCCATCATCATGAACAAGAGCGTTTGTGTGCAGATTGCGGCTGGCTCCTGGATGACAGGCTGCCTCACTGCCCTGGTGGAAACAATGTCTGTGCTGCGTCAGTCTCTCTGCGGAAATAGCATCATCAATCATTTCACTTGTGAAATTCTGGCTGTGTTGAAACTGGTTTGTGTAGACACTTCCAGGATACAGTTAATCATGCTGGTGATCAGTGTACTTCTTCTTCCTATGCCAATGCTCCTCATTTGTATATCTTATGCATTCATTCTCTCCAACATTCTGAGAATCAGCTCAGTGGATGGTCAACGCAAAGCCTTTTCAACATGTGCAGCCCACCTGACTGTGGTGGTTTTGTTCTATGGGACAGCTCTCTCCATGTACCTGAAGCCCTCAGCTATAGATTCACaggaaatagataaatttatAGCTTTGGTATATGCTGGATTAACCCCCATGTTGAATCTTATCATCTATAGTCTATGGAACAAAGAGGTAAAAACAACTGTGAAAAAATTGTTGATTAGGAACCCTCTTTGCGCTTTTTTAATCCCCAGTAGCAAATAA